The proteins below come from a single Leptospirillum ferriphilum genomic window:
- the msrA gene encoding peptide-methionine (S)-S-oxide reductase MsrA — protein sequence MDGRKQEQKTETATLAGGCFWCLDAVFRNVEGVLSVESGYTGGKDPSPSYRTVCSGATGHAEAVRIRFDPDRISFQRLLDIFFIIHDPTTLNRQGADVGTQYRSEIFWHTPEQENIARTSIEKLSGTEAVSGRKVVTALTPAGPFYPAEDYHQDYYARNTGQPYCQMVIRPKMEKFQKAFASKSG from the coding sequence ATGGACGGACGAAAACAGGAACAAAAAACAGAGACAGCCACGCTCGCAGGCGGATGCTTCTGGTGTCTGGACGCGGTGTTCCGGAACGTGGAGGGCGTTCTTTCCGTGGAATCCGGCTATACCGGGGGAAAGGACCCCTCCCCTTCCTACAGGACCGTGTGTTCCGGTGCCACCGGACACGCCGAAGCGGTCCGCATCCGTTTTGATCCGGACCGCATTTCCTTCCAGCGCCTTCTCGATATTTTCTTCATTATTCACGATCCGACGACACTGAACCGGCAGGGAGCCGATGTGGGAACCCAGTACCGGTCGGAAATTTTCTGGCACACACCGGAACAGGAAAACATTGCCAGAACGTCGATTGAAAAGCTGTCCGGGACGGAGGCCGTTTCCGGGCGAAAGGTCGTGACCGCGCTGACTCCCGCCGGCCCTTTTTATCCGGCGGAAGACTACCACCAGGACTACTATGCCCGAAACACCGGACAACCCTACTGCCAGATGGTCATCCGTCCGAAGATGGAAAAGTTTCAGAAAGCATTTGCCTCCAAGTCAGGGTAA